The Candidatus Cloacimonadota bacterium genome has a window encoding:
- a CDS encoding ABC transporter ATP-binding protein/permease — MDKLKRLWKFMKGNRSLYVISILAVGAAIFLRFAWPMVLRVTIDSIIGNKPVETSGWMQPVIIEILDFLGGKSVLEKSLWMSSLILLLLTISRGIFLFFKGKWAATASEAIARKIRDDVYDHLQYLPFEYHVKAKTGDLIQRCTSDVETVRRFLAMQLVEVGRALFMLFFALSFMLPMSVKMTLVSLSLVPFIFIFAVIFFMKVKVAFKASDESEGRLSTVLQENLSGVRVVRAFARQKYEIDKFDEKNVEYRDLTYKLIRLLAWYWSVSDFLSLTQIIAVTVLGTYWAAQGIITLGTLLAFTTYVGMLLWPVRQLGRVLTDMGKALVSIERIQEILDEPIEDLDNGISQEKLEGEIEFENVSFWYDEGHQILDDVSFKVEKGQTVAVLGPTGSGKSSLVNLLPRLYDNQKGSIKIDGIDVKNFSKRTLRNNIGIVLQEPFLFSKTLKDNIGIARREYEDDHVFKAAQIASVHDVIESFEDGYETAVGEKGVTLSGGQKQRVAIARTIINGSPILIFDDSLSAVDTETDAAIRKRLKKLDNKATTFIISHRLTTLAEADMILVLERGKIVQQGTHLELIDQEGLYKRVWGIQNTLEAELALEEKGLNAELDKNEKLKIS, encoded by the coding sequence ATGGATAAATTAAAAAGACTTTGGAAATTTATGAAAGGCAATAGATCGCTTTATGTGATCTCTATCCTGGCAGTCGGTGCAGCAATATTCCTGCGCTTTGCCTGGCCAATGGTTTTGCGCGTAACTATCGACTCTATCATTGGTAATAAACCTGTAGAAACGAGTGGTTGGATGCAGCCGGTAATAATTGAAATATTGGATTTTCTGGGTGGTAAAAGCGTTTTAGAAAAAAGCTTGTGGATGAGCAGTCTTATTTTGCTTCTGCTTACCATCTCCCGTGGAATTTTCCTTTTTTTCAAAGGAAAATGGGCTGCAACTGCTTCGGAAGCTATTGCTCGGAAAATAAGAGATGATGTATATGATCATCTGCAATATCTGCCATTTGAATATCACGTAAAAGCAAAAACCGGAGATCTGATCCAGCGCTGCACATCAGATGTGGAAACTGTGCGACGCTTTCTGGCAATGCAGCTAGTTGAGGTAGGAAGGGCATTATTTATGCTGTTCTTTGCTCTTTCTTTCATGTTGCCAATGAGTGTAAAAATGACTTTGGTTTCACTATCTTTAGTACCATTCATTTTTATATTTGCAGTGATCTTTTTCATGAAAGTAAAGGTTGCCTTCAAAGCATCCGATGAATCGGAAGGAAGACTTTCTACAGTATTACAGGAAAACTTGAGTGGTGTTCGAGTGGTGCGTGCTTTTGCTCGGCAGAAATACGAGATCGATAAATTTGATGAAAAGAACGTGGAATATCGCGATCTTACCTACAAATTGATCCGACTTCTGGCCTGGTATTGGTCTGTTTCCGACTTTCTAAGTCTAACTCAGATTATCGCAGTTACGGTGTTGGGAACTTACTGGGCAGCTCAGGGGATAATAACGCTGGGAACTTTGCTGGCTTTTACTACTTATGTGGGAATGCTGCTCTGGCCGGTACGCCAGCTGGGAAGAGTGCTAACAGATATGGGAAAAGCTCTGGTTTCCATCGAACGTATCCAGGAAATTCTGGATGAACCGATCGAAGATCTGGATAATGGAATTTCCCAAGAAAAGCTCGAAGGTGAAATAGAATTTGAGAATGTAAGCTTCTGGTATGATGAAGGACATCAAATTTTAGATGATGTTTCTTTCAAAGTTGAGAAAGGTCAGACAGTGGCAGTTCTGGGGCCTACAGGTTCCGGGAAATCCAGTTTGGTAAATTTATTACCCAGGCTTTACGATAATCAGAAAGGATCGATCAAGATAGATGGAATAGATGTGAAAAACTTCAGCAAGAGAACTCTGCGAAACAACATTGGAATTGTGTTGCAGGAACCTTTCCTGTTTTCCAAAACGCTGAAAGATAATATTGGAATTGCAAGACGAGAATATGAAGATGATCACGTTTTCAAAGCTGCTCAAATTGCATCTGTTCACGATGTGATAGAGAGTTTTGAAGATGGTTATGAAACTGCGGTTGGAGAAAAAGGTGTAACCCTTTCCGGTGGTCAGAAGCAACGGGTTGCGATTGCCCGAACCATCATCAACGGCAGTCCGATCCTGATCTTTGACGACAGCCTCAGTGCCGTGGATACTGAGACAGATGCTGCGATCAGAAAAAGGTTGAAGAAACTGGATAACAAAGCTACAACTTTTATCATCTCGCATCGTCTTACCACCTTGGCAGAAGCCGATATGATCCTGGTGCTGGAACGTGGAAAAATAGTTCAGCAGGGAACTCATCTGGAACTGATAGATCAGGAAGGTTTGTACAAACGTGTTTGGGGAATTCAGAACACATTGGAAGCTGAACTGGCTCTGGAAGAAAAAGGCTTGAACGCCGAATTGGATAAAAATGAAAAACTTAAGATTAGTTAA